One Chaetodon trifascialis isolate fChaTrf1 chromosome 12, fChaTrf1.hap1, whole genome shotgun sequence DNA window includes the following coding sequences:
- the LOC139340669 gene encoding olfactory receptor 6N1-like, translating into MENGTHPLYFNLTMFVNIGNYVYPAAVLCFLLYAFIISANLVIIVVIAREKVLHKPMYIFILCLSVNSLYGSTGFFFRFLRDLLSDTHLILRSACFAQIYVIYTYASYELTLLGIMAYDRYVAVCQPLHYHSKVTSTLVCKLVSLACIYPAFSVASCVYLSSRLPLCGNKIPKVFCANWPVVKLSCVSTAINNIVGMIVSTTTVFLPLAFVLYTYTRIFLVCRKRSSEFKGKVIQSCLPHIITFLNYSITVFCDVALSRIDLENLNPFVAVILSLEFVVIPPIVNPLVYGLKLPEIRKFILRMLTSSKLKTVNHRNKGCFNK; encoded by the coding sequence ATGGAAAATGGTACTCATCCCCTGTATTTTAACCTAACGATGTTTGTGAACATTGGAAACTACGTCTACCCTGCAGCTgtcttgtgtttcctgttgtaTGCTTTTATCATCTCGGCTAATCTTGTCATAATCGTGGTAATAGCACGAGAGAAGGTTTTACACAAGCCcatgtatatttttattctgtgtctttctgtcaaCTCTCTGTACGGCTCTACTGGCTTCTTTTTCAGATTTCTGAGAGACCTTCTTTCTGACACTCATTTGATCTTACGATCAGCTTGTTTCGCTCAGATCTATGTCATTTACACCTATGCATCCTATGAGCTCACCCTTCTGGGCATCATGGCATATGATCGGTATGTTGCTGTATGTCAGCCTTTACATTACCACAGCAAAGTAACCTCCACGTTGGTCTGTAAGTTGGTCAGCTTAGCATGTATCTATCCAGCCTTTTCTGTTGCatcttgtgtttatttgtcttcCAGACTTCCATTATGTGGCAATAAGATACCAAAGGTATTCTGTGCAAACTGGCCTGTTGTAAAGCTGTCATGTGTCAGTACTGCAATTAATAATATTGTTGGCATGATTGTGTCCACAACCACAGTCTTTCTGCCCCTTGCTTTTGTGCTGTATACATATACACGAATTTTCCTTGTCTGTAGGAAACGCTCGTCAGAGTTCAAGGGCAAAGTCATACAAAGCTGTCTGCCGCACATCATTACATTTCTCAACTATtccatcactgtgttttgtGACGTTGCTCTCAGCAGAATCGATCTTGAAAATCTGAATCCATTTGTAGCTGTAATTCTATCACTCGAGTTTGTTGTGATTCCTCCCATTGTGAATCCTCTCGTGTATGGCCTGAAGTTACCAGAAATTAGAAAATTCATCTTAAGAATGTTAACATCCTCAAAGCTTAAGACAGTGAATCATAGAAATAAGGGCTGTTTCAACAAGTAA
- the LOC139340672 gene encoding olfactory receptor 6E1-like translates to MMENASAVILFTLSGLNFTSEQRIVLFLLTLLWYLIILLGNLFLIFIIVMDRTLHEPMYIFLCNLCISALYGTAGFYPKFLLDLLSSHVISYAGCMLQGFVIHSSTCSDFSILALMAYDRYVTICKPLVYHSFMTKRRVSIFVLFSWILPLYCMFMNTATLLGVRLCGSHINRVYCVNWMIVTLACSPPKVNSAVGYFNILFYFGHFVFIIWSYIYLIRTCISSKEDRAKFMQTCLPHLISLITFTITVLLDLLYMRFGPLGLSRDLYNFMAIDFLLIPPIVNPLIYGFKLTKVRNKILKVIYIKKFHECSYKRRAQT, encoded by the coding sequence ATGATGGAAAATGCTTCTGCTGTCATACTGTTTACTCTTTCAGGTTTGAATTTTACTTCAGAACAAAGAATTGTCCTCTTCTTGCTAACATTATTGTGGTACTTAATTATTCTTCTTGGAaatctttttcttatttttatcattGTTATGGATAGAACCCTACATGAGCCTATGTATATCTTCTTGTGTAATCTATGCATCAGTGCCCTGTATGGAACTGCCGGTTTTTACCCCAAATTCCTTCTGGATCTGCTGTCGTCTCATGTCATTTCTTATGCTGGATGCATGCTGCAGGGTTTTGTGATACACTCATCAACCTGCAGTGATTTTTCCATCTTAGCTCTGATGGCGTATGACAGGTATGTGACTATATGCAAACCTCTTGTTTATCATTCATTTATGACTAAACGGAGAGTCTCCATCTTTGTGCTTTTCTCCTGGATTTTACCTCTTTATTGTATGTTTATGAACACAGCAACATTATTAGGTGTGAGGCTATGTGGCTCCCACATAAACAGGGTCTACTGTGTTAACTGGATGATCGTCACTCTTGCTTGCTCACCACCTAAAGTAAATTCTGCAGTTGGATATTTTaatatcttgttttattttggacaCTTTGTATTTATCATTTGGTCTTACATATACCTGATCAGAACGTGCATATCATCCAAAGAGGACCGGGCAAAGTTCATGCAGACATGCTTGCCACATTTGATTTCTCTAATCACTTTTACAATAACTGTGCTTTTAGATTTATTGTACATGCGATTTGGGCCACTTGGTTTATCTCGAGACTTATATAATTTCATGGCAATAGATTTTCTGCTTATACCCCCGATTGTGAATCCACTTATATATGGATTCAAGCTCACCAAAGTCCGAAACAAAATCTTGAAGGTAATTTATATTAAAAAGTTTCATGAGTGTTCATATAAGAGGCGAGCTCAGACATAA
- the LOC139340673 gene encoding olfactory receptor 4B13-like — protein sequence MDNVSVVTMFFLSGLNETGNLRVALFFLTLMFYSLILLVNISLVAIIILDKTLHEPMYILLCTFCMNGLYGTTGFYPKFLWDLLSPVHVISYSGCLIQALVMYSFACSDLSILAVMAYDRYVAICQPLQYHSIMSKQRLMKLVCFSWMTPFCIIATNIFLTSRLKLCSPYIARLFCVNWIIVKLACFPAETTVNGVVAYLTIIIYVFHSFFIIWSYMYVIKTCVDSIENRMKFMQTCVPHLTCLLIFLVTILFDVINMRFGSKDLPQTVQNFVAMEFLVIPPIMNPLIYGFKLTKIRNRILGVIAFKTN from the coding sequence ATGGATAATGTGTCTGTAGTAacaatgttttttctctcaggtTTAAATGAAACAGGAAACCTTCGAgttgctctcttttttctcactttaaTGTTTTACTCTTTGATTTTGCTGGTAAATATTTCTCTTGTTGCGATCATCATCTTGGATAAAACCCTCCACGAGCCAATGTATATTCTGCTGTGCACTTTTTGCATGAATGGACTTTATGGGACAACAGGTTTCTACCCCAAGTTTCTCTGGGATCTGCTTTCTCCTGTTCATGTCATCTCTTATTCTGGATGCCTCATTCAGGCTCTGGTCATGTACTCGTTTGCCTGCAGTGATCTGTCTATTCTAGCAGTCATGGCCTATGACAGATATGTGGCTATATGTCAGCCACTGCAGTACCACTCTATCATGTCAAAGCAAAGGCTCATGAAGTTAGTGTGTTTCTCTTGGATGACACCTTTTTGCATTATAGCCACAAACATTTTCCTAACATCTAGATTAAAGTTATGCAGCCCATATATTGCcaggcttttctgtgtgaactgGATTATTGTTAAACTTGCTTGTTTCCCAGCTGAAACTACTGTTAATGGAGTTGTTGCatatttaacaataataatttacGTCTTTCATAGTTTTTTTATAATTTGGTCCTACATGTATGTCATTAAAACATGTGTGGATTCTATAGAAAACAGGATGAAATTCATGCAAACGTGTGTGCCACATTTGACCTGCTTACTCATTTTTCTTGTGACTATACTTTTTGATGTGATTAATATGCGATTTGGTTCAAAAGATTTACCTCAAACTGTTCAAAACTTTGTCGCAATGGAATTTCTTGTCATACCTCCCATTATGAATCCTCTCATTTATGGTTTCAAACTGACCAAAATTCGGAACAGAATTCTGGGTGTTATTGCTTTTAAAACCAACTAA
- the LOC139340473 gene encoding olfactory receptor 2A7-like: MDNVSLIRLFFLSGLNDTANLRVALFFLTLMFYSLILLVNISLVAIIILDKTLHEPMYILLCIFCMNGLYGTTGFYPKFLWDLLSPVHVISYSGCLIQALVMYSFACSDMSFLAVMAYDRYVAICQPLQYHSIMSKQRLMKLVCFSWMTPFCISATNIFLTSRLKLCSPYIARLFCVNWAILKLACFPAETTVNSIVTLLTVTIYIFLGMFIVSSYMYVIKTCVDSVENRAKFMQTCVPHLTSLLIFLVTVLLDVMNVRYGSKGLPQTAQNFIELKVLVIAPFVNPLIYGFKLSKIRNRIIFVIIKLK; the protein is encoded by the coding sequence ATGGATAATGTTTCCCTCATcagactgttttttctctcaggtTTAAATGATACAGCGAACCTTCGAgttgctctcttttttctcactttaaTGTTTTACTCTTTGATTTTGCTGGTAAATATTTCTCTTGTTGCGATCATCATCTTGGATAAAACCCTCCACGAGCCAATGTATATTCTGCTGTGCATTTTTTGCATGAATGGACTTTATGGGACAACAGGTTTCTACCCCAAGTTTCTTTGGGATCTGCTTTCTCCTGTTCATGTCATCTCTTATTCTGGATGCCTCATTCAGGCTCTGGTCATGTACTCGTTTGCCTGCAGTGATATGTCTTTTCTAGCAGTCATGGCCTATGACAGATATGTGGCTATATGTCAGCCGCTGCAGTACCACTCTATCATGTCAAAGCAAAGGCTCATGAAGTTAGTGTGTTTCTCTTGGATGACACCTTTTTGCATTTCAGCCACAAACATTTTCCTAACATCTAGATTAAAGTTATGCAGCCCATATATTGCcaggcttttctgtgtgaactgGGCTATTCTTAAACTTGCTTGTTTCCCAGCTGAAACTACTGTCAATAGCATAGTTACTCTCTTAACAGTAACCATTTATATCTTTCTTGGCATGTTTATAGTTTCGTCCTACATGTATGTCATTAAAACATGTGTGGATTCTGTGGAAAACAGGGCAAAGTTCATGCAAACGTGTGTGCCACATTTGACCTCCTTACTCATTTTTCTTGTCACTGTACTTCTTGATGTGATGAACGTACGATACGGTTCAAAAGGTTTACCTCAAACTGCTCAAAACTTTATCGAATTAAAAGTTCTTGTCATAGCTCCATTTGTGAATCCTCTCATTTATGGTTTTAAATTGTCCAAAATTCGGAACAgaattatttttgttattattaaacttaaataa
- the LOC139340463 gene encoding olfactory receptor 11H6-like gives MDNVSLIRFFFLSGLNETANLRVALFFLTLLFYSLILLVNISLVAIIILDKTLHEPMYILLCTFCMNGLYGTTGFYPKFLWDLLSPVHVISYSGCLIQALVMYSFACSDLSILAVMAYDRYVAICQPLQYHSIMSKQRLIKLVCFSWMTPFCIIAINIFLTSRLKLCSPYIARLFCVNWIIVKLACFPDETTVNNLVAYLTIIIYVFHGVFIIWSYMYVIKTCVDSVENRAKFMQTCVPHLTSLLTFLVTILFDIMLIRYGSKDLPQTFQNFVAVEFLVIPPFVNPLIYGFKLSKIRNRILFVTIKLI, from the coding sequence ATGGATAATGTTTCCctcatcagatttttttttctctcaggttTAAATGAAACGGCGAACCTTCGAgttgctctcttttttctcactttgctgTTTTACTCTTTGATTTTGCTGGTAAATATTTCTCTTGTTGCGATCATCATCTTGGATAAAACCCTCCACGAGCCAATGTATATTCTACTGTGCACTTTTTGCATGAATGGACTTTATGGGACAACAGGTTTCTACCCCAAGTTTCTCTGGGATCTGCTTTCTCCTGTTCATGTCATCTCTTATTCTGGATGCCTCATTCAGGCTCTGGTCATGTACTCGTTTGCCTGCAGTGATCTGTCTATTCTAGCAGTCATGGCCTATGACAGATATGTGGCTATATGTCAGCCGCTGCAGTACCACTCTATCATGTCAAAGCAAAGGCTCATAAAGTTAGTGTGTTTCTCTTGGATGACACCTTTTTGCATTATAGCCATAAATATTTTCCTAACATCTAGATTAAAGTTATGCAGCCCATATATTGCcaggcttttctgtgtgaactgGATTATTGTTAAACTTGCTTGTTTCCCAGATGAAACTACTGTTAATAACTTAGTTGCATATTTAACAATAATCATTTATGTCTTTCATGGCGTGTTTATAATTTGGTCCTACATGTATGTCATTAAAACATGTGTGGATTCTGTAGAAAACAGGGCAAAGTTCATGCAAACGTGTGTGCCACATTTGACCTCCTTACTCACTTTTCTTGTCACTATACTTTTTGATATAATGCTTATACGATACGGTTCGAAAGATTTACCTCAAACCTTTCAAAACTTTGTCGCAGTGGAATTTCTGGTCATACCTCCATTCGTGAATCCTCTCATTTATGGTTTTAAATTGTCCAAAATTCGGAACAGAATTCTTTTTGTTACTATTAAActtatataa
- the LOC139340460 gene encoding olfactory receptor 11H6-like has protein sequence MDNVSLIRLFFLSGLNETANLRVALFFLTLLFYSLILLVNISLVAIIILDKTLHEPMYILLCTFCMNGLYGTTGFYPKFLWDLLSPVHVISYSGCLIQALVMYSFACSDMSILAVMAYDRYVAICQPLQYHSIMSKQRLIKLVCFSWMTPFCIIAINIVLTSRLKLCSPYIARLFCVNWIIVKLACFPAETTVNSIVTLLTVTIYFFHGMFIVGSYMYVIKTCVDSVENRAKFMQTCVPHLTSLLIFLVTLLFDVMNIRYGSKGLPQTAQNFFAMEFLVIPPFVNPLIYGFKLSKIRNRIIFVAIKLK, from the coding sequence ATGGATAATGTTTCCCTCATcagactgttttttctctcaggtTTAAATGAAACGGCAAACCTTCGAgttgctctcttttttctcactttgctgTTTTACTCTTTGATTTTGCTGGTAAATATTTCTCTTGTTGCGATCATCATCTTGGATAAAACCCTCCACGAGCCAATGTATATTCTGCTGTGCACTTTTTGCATGAATGGACTTTATGGGACAACAGGTTTCTACCCCAAGTTTCTCTGGGATCTGCTTTCTCCTGTTCATGTCATCTCTTATTCTGGATGCCTCATTCAGGCTCTGGTCATGTACTCGTTTGCCTGCAGTGATATGTCTATTCTAGCAGTCATGGCCTATGACAGATATGTGGCTATATGTCAGCCGCTGCAGTACCACTCTATCATGTCAAAGCAAAGGCTCATAAAGTTAGTGTGTTTCTCTTGGATGACACCTTTTTGCATTATAGCCATAAATATTGTCCTAACATCTAGATTAAAGTTATGCAGCCCATATATTGCcaggcttttctgtgtgaactgGATTATTGTTAAACTTGCTTGTTTCCCAGCTGAAACTACTGTCAATAGCATAGTTACTCTCTTAACAGTAaccatttatttctttcatgGCATGTTTATAGTTGGGTCCTACATGTATGTCATTAAAACATGTGTGGATTCTGTGGAAAACAGGGCAAAGTTCATGCAAACGTGTGTGCCACATTTGACCTCCTTACTCATTTTTCTTGTCACTCTACTTTTTGATGTGATGAACATACGATACGGTTCAAAAGGTTTACCTCAAACTGCTCAAAACTTCTTTGCAATGGAATTTCTTGTCATACCTCCATTCGTGAATCCTCTCATTTATGGTTTTAAATTGTCCAAAATTCGGAACAGAATTATTTTTGTTGCTATTAAACTTAaataa
- the LOC139340485 gene encoding olfactory receptor 2A7-like — translation MDNVSLIRLFFLSGLNETANLQVALFFLTLLFYSLILLVNISLVAIIILDKTLHEPMYILLCTFCMNGLYGTTGFYPKFLWDLLSPVHVISYSGCLIQALVMYSFACSDMSILAVMAYDRYVAICQPLQYHSIMSKQRLMKLVCFSWMTPFCISATNIFLTSRLKLCSPYIARLFCVNWAILKLACFPAETTVNSIVTLLTVTIYIFLGVFIVGTYMYVIKTCVDSVENRAKFMQTCVPHLTSLLIFLVTVLLDVMNVRYGSKGLPQTAQNFIELEFLVIAPFVNPLIYGFKLSKIRNRIIFVTIKLK, via the coding sequence ATGGATAATGTTTCCCTCATcagactgttttttctctcaggtTTAAATGAAACGGCGAACCTTCAAgttgctctcttttttctcactttgctgTTTTACTCTTTGATTTTGCTGGTAAATATTTCTCTTGTTGCGATCATCATCTTGGATAAAACCCTCCACGAGCCAATGTATATTCTGCTGTGCACTTTTTGCATGAATGGACTTTATGGGACAACAGGTTTCTACCCCAAGTTTCTCTGGGATCTGCTTTCTCCTGTTCATGTCATCTCTTATTCTGGATGCCTCATTCAGGCTCTGGTCATGTACTCGTTTGCCTGCAGTGATATGTCTATTCTAGCAGTCATGGCCTATGACAGATATGTGGCTATATGTCAGCCACTGCAGTACCACTCTATCATGTCAAAGCAAAGGCTCATGAAGTTAGTGTGTTTCTCTTGGATGACACCTTTTTGCATTTCAGCCACAAACATTTTCCTAACATCTAGATTAAAGTTATGCAGCCCATATATTGCcaggcttttctgtgtgaactgGGCTATTCTTAAACTTGCTTGTTTCCCAGCTGAAACTACTGTCAATAGCATAGTTACTCTCTTAACAGTAACCATTTATATCTTTCTTGGTGTGTTTATAGTTGGGACTTACATGTATGTCATTAAAACATGTGTGGATTCTGTAGAAAACAGGGCAAAGTTCATGCAAACGTGTGTGCCACATTTGACCTCCTTACTCATTTTTCTTGTCACTGTACTTCTTGATGTGATGAACGTACGATACGGTTCAAAAGGTTTACCTCAAACTGCTCAAAACTTCATCGAATTGGAATTTCTGGTCATAGCTCCATTTGTGAATCCTCTTATTTATGGTTTTAAATTGTCCAAAATTCGGAACAGAATTATTTTTGTTACTATTAAACTTaaataa
- the LOC139340470 gene encoding olfactory receptor 11H6-like, which produces MDNVSLIRFFFLSGLNDTANLRVALFFLTLMFYSLILLVNISLVAIIIMDKTLHEPMYILLCTFCMNGLYGTTGFYPKFLWDLLSPVHVISYSGCLIQALVMYSFACSDMSILAVMAYDRYVAICQPLQYHSIMSKQRLMKLVCFSWMTPFCITATNIFLTSRLKLCSPYIARLFCVNWIIVKLACFPAETTVNSIVTLLTVTIYIFLAVFIVGSYMYVIKTCVDSVENRAKFMQTCVPHLTSLLIFFITLFFDVMNVRYSSKGLPQTAQNFIAMEFLVIPPFVNPLIYGFKLSKIRNRILFVIIKLK; this is translated from the coding sequence ATGGATAATGTTTCCctcatcagatttttttttctctcaggttTAAATGATACAGCGAACCTTCGAgttgctctcttttttctcactttaaTGTTTTACTCTTTGATTTTGCTGGTAAATATTTCTCTTGTTGCGATCATCATCATGGATAAAACCCTCCACGAGCCAATGTATATTCTACTGTGCACTTTTTGCATGAATGGACTTTATGGGACAACAGGTTTCTACCCCAAGTTTCTCTGGGATCTGCTTTCTCCTGTTCATGTCATCTCTTATTCTGGATGCCTCATTCAGGCTCTGGTCATGTACTCGTTTGCCTGCAGTGATATGTCTATTCTAGCAGTCATGGCCTATGACAGATATGTGGCTATATGTCAGCCGCTGCAGTACCACTCTATCATGTCAAAGCAAAGGCTCATGAAGTTAGTGTGTTTCTCTTGGATGACACCTTTTTGCATTACAGCGACAAACATTTTCCTAACATCTAGATTAAAGTTATGCAGCCCATATATTGCcaggcttttctgtgtgaactgGATTATTGTTAAACTTGCTTGTTTCCCAGCTGAAACTACTGTCAATAGCATAGTTACTCTCTTAACAGTAACCATTTATATCTTTCTTGCCGTGTTTATAGTTGGGTCCTACATGTATGTCATTAAAACATGTGTGGATTCTGTGGAAAACAGGGCAAAGTTCATGCAAACGTGTGTGCCACATTTGACCTCCTTACTCATTTTCTTCATCACTCTATTTTTTGATGTGATGAACGTACGATACAGTTCAAAAGGTTTACCTCAAACTGCTCAAAACTTTATTGCAATGGAATTTCTGGTCATACCTCCATTCGTGAATCCTCTCATTTATGGTTTTAAATTGTCCAAAATTCGGAACAGAAttctttttgttattattaaacttaaataa